In one Alnus glutinosa chromosome 12, dhAlnGlut1.1, whole genome shotgun sequence genomic region, the following are encoded:
- the LOC133851728 gene encoding probable methyltransferase At1g29790, with protein MGRLCFPKCRLGRIMGWLQVVLGGLVIIVSISSLIRFYSAGFFMRNEDICHQFYGVKYVYDGFDIKALSDRVGDVLNKMESLQEKLELKVQEMEKNKEVLLRNNITILEYKKYLELEVIRPLYNAHIALRQIRLPKVGGIRNSTMKEEPLINTFVIEEIRKYITPKENRLGKINIYGTERIYNTIGHACVLYKKELEEYMDYDIGSYCNDDWNIAQKLMVNGCDPLPRRRCLTRASKVYQKPYSINESLWRLPDDRNVRWSNYQCRNFECLSSKNPKRGYSKCTGCFEMEKEKLKWVTNSSLPVDFLINDVLAIKPGLIRIGLDFGFGTGSFAARMREHNVTIVSTALNLGAPFNEIIALRGLIPLHVTLNQRLPFFDNTMDLIHTTGFMDGWIDLLLMDFILFDWDRILRPGGLLWIDRFFCNRKDLDDYMYMFLQFRYKKHKWVIAPKSKDEVYLSALLEKPSRAI; from the coding sequence ATGGGGAGGTTATGCTTTCCCAAATGTAGGCTAGGCAGAATAATGGGTTGGCTTCAGGTTGTATTGGGAGGGCTTGTTATAATTGTAAGCATATCAAGTCTCATTAGGTTCTACTCGGCCGGATTTTTCATGCGAAACGAAGACATATGCCACCAATTTTATGGGGTGAAGTATGTTTATGATGGTTTTGACATAAAAGCTTTGTCAGATCGAGTTGGGGATGTTCTAAATAAGATGGAAAGCTTGCAAGAAAAGCTGGAATTGAAAGTACAAGAAatggagaaaaataaagaggtCTTGCTTAGAAATAACATCACAATATTGGAGTATAAGAAGTATTTGGAATTGGAGGTGATTAGGCCTCTATATAATGCTCACATTGCTCTTAGACAGATTCGTCTACCTAAGGTTGGAGGGATTAGGAATTCGACAATGAAGGAGGAACCCTTGATTAATACTTTTGTCATTGAGGAGATTAGGAAGTACATAACCCCAAAAGAGAATAGACTTGGGAAGATTAACATATATGGAACAGAGAGGATATACAACACAATAGGGCATGCATGTGTTTTATATAAGAAAGAATTGGAAGAGTATATGGATTATGACATTGGTTCTTATTGTAATGATGACTGGAATATAGCTCAGAAGCTTATGGTTAACGGTTGCGATCCTCTGCCCCGACGGCGGTGCTTGACACGGGCCTCGAAGGTTTACCAGAAGCCATATTCAATCAATGAGTCTCTGTGGAGATTGCCAGATGACAGAAATGTAAGGTGGAGCAATTACCAATGCAGGAATTTTGAGTGTTTATCAAGCAAGAACCCGAAGCGGGGTTATTCGAAGTGTACTGGGTGTTTtgaaatggaaaaggaaaagctAAAATGGGTGACTAATAGCTCACTTCCTGTAGATTTTCTGATAAATGATGTTTTGGCAATCAAGCCTGGGTTGATAAGGATAGGTCTGGATTTTGGTTTTGGTACAGGGAGCTTTGCTGCAAGGATGAGAGAACATAATGTTACAATTGTTTCAACTGCTTTAAACCTAGGGGCTCCTTTCAATGAGATTATTGCACTAAGAGGCTTAATCCCTCTGCATGTGACATTGAATCAAAGGCTCCCATTCTTTGATAACACAatggatttgattcatacaacTGGGTTTATGGACGGCTGGATTGACCTGCTGTTGATGGATTTTATCCTGTTCGATTGGGATCGGATTTTACGGCCGGGAGGGTTGCTATGGATTGACAGGTTCTTTTGCAATAGAAAAGATCTGGATGACTACATGTACATGTTCCTGCAGTTCAGGTACAAGAAGCACAAGTGGGTTATTGCTCCTAAATCAAAGGATGAGGTCTATCTTTCTGCATTGTTAGAGAAACCTTCAAGAgctatttga
- the LOC133852328 gene encoding uncharacterized protein LOC133852328, translated as MEMESVHLDHDGNCIEETSDKQLFPPSSPDRIDIFGDPQVNTRVGDDYQAEIPSLMTEFKRLQLLMNPADSGVVVDVSQFFLMGLPIPIIWVQEVDGIENETRGFLNNHDEAVNPNVELRSRTKIRIKLKRKGSAINLEPLAVGLDHEKELRTANVGNIVAGKTSLAGLHKSKRYCPVPGCKCDPWSDAEVKSFILGLYIFGKNFVSIKRFLENKEMGEILSFYYGEFYRTDHYRRWSDSRKVRSRKCITGRKVFSGWRLQELVSRLLPNVPEEFQSTLLEGSKSFAEGRTSLEEYVSSLKSTVGIHVLVEAVGIGKGKDDLTGLAMEPGKTNQTFQVCPNLPTGKACSSLTPSDIIKFLTGGFRLSKARCNDIFWEAVWPRLLARGWHSEQPKNQGYVSSKHYLVFLIPGVKKFSRRKLVKGDHYFDSVRDVLSKVAFEPKLLELEAEGATLQSCNENGWVPEVTSDPDDPSNHQRHCYLKPRVTSCNPNLMKFTVVDTSSVHGGKLSNVRELRCLPVESTITSNLSNHLKDNEGKFFKNSLDEFKLYASDRPMNVEKNTNKLNHSTGTFDTSGPNGLKFTVVDTSLRHGEKSSKVRETRYLPVELKSTSKLTSLLRETEGTSSEDSLGEHELDAADILLDREKNIISDSDDTNQKEIINNSDSTANKIMEGHQDEKATKSDDRQLKMTIKHQFSRRVKSGHSNYEAPVSKRRKLTVCAKGKRDRIVKDFSEGLESKEAGLFMALNSPDAGKNVSSQVVPQGKVSIISSSKGSPDEESGGGILIGNSSGMDLSYGENEKHQPPPSLDLNLTQVPLKSEETGDVLIMEVKDNQVINGDGSCSPSNKMDLVPDTLRTSIDAGTAEQQPNMNPRRQSTRNRPPTIRALEALANGFLCVQKRQKSTEVHTRENPFSSPSRKARSRIKVNSNRGSTSTKTIEKEEKEVNEACNPNKGVNKTLDPSEKDWLTSY; from the exons ATGGAG ATGGAATCAGTTCATCTGGATCATGATGGTAATTGCATTGAAGAAACATCTGATAAGCAGTTATTTCCTCCAAGCTCTCCAGATAGAATTGATATATTTGGAGATCCACAGGTGAATACAAGGGTTGGTGATGATTACCAAGCAGAAATTCCTTCCTTGATGACAGAATTTAAGCGTCTTCAGCTTCTAATGAACCCTGCTGATTCAGGAGTTGTGGTTGATGTGTCCCAGTTCTTTTTAATGGGTTTACCCATCCCAATCATATGGGTCCAGGAAGTGGATGGCATTGAAAATGAAACACGGGGATTTCTTAATAATCATGATGAGGCAGTTAACCCAAATGTTGAATTGAGAAGCAGAACAAAGATACGTATTAAGTTGAAGAGGAAAGGTTCAGCAATCAATCTTGAACCCTTGGCTGTTGGGTTGGACCATGAAAAGGAATTAAGAACTGCAAATGTTGGAAATATTGTGGCAGGGAAAACAAGCTTAGCTGGACTACATAAAAGCAAAAGATACTGTCCAGTTCCAGGTTGTAAATGTGACCCCTGGAGTGATGCTGAAGTGAAGAGTTTCATccttggtttatatatatttgggaaGAATTTCGTTTCAATCAAGAGGTTTCTAGAGAACAAAGAGATGGGGGAAATACTGTCATTCTACTATGGGGAATTTTATAGGACTGATCACTACCGTAGATGGTCAGACTCCAGGAAGGTCAGAAGTAGGAAATGTATAACAGGACGGAAAGTATTTTCAGGATGGAGGCTACAGGAGTTGGTATCTCGTTTGCTTCCCAATGTCCCAGAGGAATTTCAAAGTACTTTGCTGGAG GGATCTAAGTCATTTGCAGAGGGAAGAACTTCACTAGAAGAATATGTATCCTCTTTGAAGTCAACTGTTGGCATTCACGTTCTTGTGGAAGCTGTTGGCATTGGTAAGGGTAAGGATGATCTCACGGGACTTGCCATGGAGCCTGGAAAGACGAATCAAACATTTCAAGTTTGTCCTAACCTACCAACTGGCAAAGCTTGCTCCTCTCTTACACCAAGTGACATAATAAAGTTCTTGACTGGAGGCTTCCGGTTGAGCAAAGCCCGGTGTAATGATATTTTCTGGGAAGCCGTTTGGCCCCGTTTGCTCGCAAGAGGATGGCATTCCGAGCAACCTAAGAATCAGGGTTATGTGAGTTCTAAACATTACCTGGTTTTTCTTATTCCTGGTGTTAAGAAGTTCTCAAGGAGGAAACTTGTGAAGGGTGACCACTACTTTGATTCTGTCAGAGATGTTTTGAGCAAAGTGGCATTTGAACCAAAACTACTTGAGCTTGAAGCTGAAGGAGCTACACTCCAGAGCTGCAATGAGAATGGGTGGGTTCCAGAAGTGACATCAGACCCAGATGATCCATCCAATCATCAGCGCCATTGTTACCTTAAACCCCGAGTTACTTCTTGCAATCCAAATCTTATGAAGTTCACAGTTGTTGATACTAGTTCAGTCCATGGGGGAAAATTATCTAATGTGAGAGAACTGAGATGTTTACCAGTTGAATCTACAATTACTTCCAATCTCTCCAATCATTTGAAAGATAATGAAGGGAAATTCTTTAAGAATTCACTGGATGAGTTTAAGTTATATGCTTCTGATAGGCCAATGAATGTTGAAAAGAACACAAACAAGCTCAACCACAGTACGGGCACATTTGATACAAGTGGTCCAAATGGTTTGAAGTTCACTGTTGTTGATACCAGTTTGCGCCATGGAGAAAAATCATCCAAGGTGAGAGAAACTAGATATTTGCCAGTTGAACTTAAAAGTACTTCCAAGCTTACTAGTCTTTTGAGAGAAACTGAAGGGACCTCCTCCGAGGATTCACTGGGTGAGCACGAGCTGGATGCCGCTGACATTTTGTTGGACAGGGAAAAGAATATTATATCTGATAGTGATGACACAAACCAAAAGGAAATAATTAATAACTCAGATTCTACTGCAAACAAAATCATGGAGGGCCACCAGGATGAGAAGGCCACTAAGTCTGATGACAGGCAACTGAAGATGACTATCAAGCACCAGTTTAGTCGGAGAGTAAAATCTGGCCATTCAAATTATGAAGCTCCTGTCAGCAAAAGGCGAAAATTAACTGTTTGTGCTAAGGGAAAGAGAGACCGCATTGTTAAGGACTTCTCGGAAGGCTTGGAATCGAAGGAAGCGGGACTTTTTATGGCATTAAACTCACCAGATGCAGGCAAGAATGTCAGTTCTCAAGTGGTTCCTCAAGGGAAAGTATCAATTATTTCTTCATCTAAAGGCAGTCCAGATGAGGAGAGTGGGGGAGGCATTCTCATTGGAAATTCCTCTGGCATGGACTTGTCCTATGGGGAAAATGAGAAACATCAACCCCCGCCATCACTTGACCTGAACCTAACCCAGGTTCCACTGAAGTCTGAAGAAACGGGTGACGTGTTAATAATGGAGGTCAAAGACAACCAGGTTATAAATGGAGACGGTTCATGCTCTCCATCTAATAAAATGGATCTGGTTCCTGACACATTGAGAACCTCTATAGATGCGGGCACTGCTGAACAGCAGCCTAATATGAACCCCAGGAGGCAAAGCACAAGAAACCGACCACCGACCATCAGAGCATTGGAAGCTCTTGCAAATGGGTTCTTATGCGTCCAAAAGAGGCAAAAGAGCACAGAAGTTCATACACGAGAAAATCCATTCTCTAGTCCTTCCCGCAAGGCCCGAAGCAGGATCAAAGTAAATTCAAATCGTGGTAGCACTAGTACTAAGACTATagaaaaggaggaaaaagagGTGAATGAAGCCTGTAATCCTAACAAAGGAGTTAACAAAACTCTTGATCCTAGTGAAAAAGATTGGCTCACTAGCTACTAG
- the LOC133851593 gene encoding zinc finger protein GAI-ASSOCIATED FACTOR 1-like isoform X1 — protein sequence MSNITGGDGGSFSSGNTGGEEVQQQQELLNHFNHSSNGSTAKQQQPPTVKKKRNQPGTPDPTAEVIALSPTALMATNRFVCEICKKGFQRDQNLQLHRRGHNLPWKLKQRTSTEIRKRVYVCPEASCVHHNPARALGDLTGIKKHFCRKHGEKKWKCEKCSKKYAVQSDWKAHLKTCGTREYKCDCGTIFSRRDSFITHRAFCDALSDENNKAKQGLLSTMGSNLQGQVSDLISSMPINNNNPRSSSSGTSGFDQTDAKAPVLSLPPKPMNNMTAGNLFSNPRSLSSSSSHSLPPTMNSSSIFDGNGHLFPGSALMSATALLQKAAQMGATASTASGMNRPLMPNSFVTSLAPPSFGAMQPQMNDRDQPFANQFIQKGGQHEISSQFLHANGMLDNLGMSNMEMLNGLLDQNNSLLMKNMKHDSSNGNISALHGGNSNGGANGATVSRDNMTTVDFLGLGGGARRGNSYEKQQQQKHKEMGFEGIGQRIQGLSHFQQQPFMEKSIWDV from the exons ATGTCAAATATCACAGGTGGCGATGGTGGGAGCTTCTCTTCAGGCAATACTGGCGGAGAAGAAGTTCAACAACAGCAAGAGCTGCTGAATCACTTCAACCACAGCAGCAATGGCTCCACCGCTAAACAACAGCAGCCTCCAACTgttaagaagaaaagaaaccagCCAGGAACACCAG ACCCAACAGCTGAAGTCATCGCTCTATCACCGACCGCCCTTATGGCTACAAACAGATTTGTATGCGAGATTTGCAAAAAGGGGTTCCAAAGGGACCAAAACCTTCAACTGCATCGGCGAGGCCACAATCTGCCATGGAAGCTTAAGCAAAGAACCAGCACCGAAATCAGGAAGCGGGTCTATGTTTGCCCCGAGGCTTCATGCGTCCATCACAACCCGGCCCGTGCATTAGGCGATCTTACTGGGATTAAGAAGCATTTCTGCCGAAAACATGGTGAGAAAAAATGGAAATGTGAGAAATGCTCCAAGAAGTACGCCGTTCAATCTGATTGGAAAGCTCATTTGAAGACCTGTGGCACTAGAGAATACAAGTGCGACTGTGGCACCATCTTCTCCAG GAGAGATAGCTTCATCACTCACAGAGCCTTCTGTGATGCCCTATCTGATGAAAACAACAAAGCAAAGCAAGGATTATTGTCAACCATGGGATCAAACTTACAAGGCCAAGTCTCCGATCTCATCTCCTCAATGCCCATCAACAATAACAATCCGAGATCATCAAGTAGTGGAACTTCCGGATTCGACCAAACTGATGCCAAGGCTCCTGTACTATCGTTGCCTCCAAAACCCATGAACAATATGACTGCAGGAAATCTCTTTAGCAATCCAAGAagcctttcttcttcctcctctcaTTCCCTTCCACCCACCATGAATTCTTCAAGCATTTTCGACGGAAACGGACACCTATTCCCCGGCTCCGCCCTCATGTCGGCGACGGCTTTGTTGCAGAAAGCGGCTCAAATGGGCGCAACGGCAAGTACTGCGAGTGGCATGAACCGTCCACTAATGCCGAACAGCTTTGTTACAAGCCTGGCACCGCCATCTTTTGGTGCAATGCAGCCCCAAATGAATGATCGTGATCAACCGTTCGCAAACCAGTTCATCCAAAAAGGCGGCCAACACGAAATTTCATCGCAGTTTCTGCATGCGAATGGGATGCTTGATAACTTGGGAATGTCCAATATGGAAATGTTGAACGGTCTACTGGACCAAAACAATTCACTATTGATGAAGAACATGAAGCATGACAGCAGCAACGGTAACATTAGCGCGTTGCATGGGGGAAATTCAAATGGCGGTGCTAATGGAGCAACGGTAAGTAGGGATAATATGACGACTGTGGATTTCTTGGGGCTTGGAGGAGGAGCAAGGCGTGGGAATTCTTATGAAAAGCAGCAGCAACAAAAGCACAAAGAAATGGGGTTTGAAGGAATTGGCCAAAGAATTCAGGGATTGAGTCACTTTCAGCAACAACCATTCATGGAAAAATCCATATGGGATGTTTAA
- the LOC133851593 gene encoding zinc finger protein GAI-ASSOCIATED FACTOR 1-like isoform X2, translating into MATNRFVCEICKKGFQRDQNLQLHRRGHNLPWKLKQRTSTEIRKRVYVCPEASCVHHNPARALGDLTGIKKHFCRKHGEKKWKCEKCSKKYAVQSDWKAHLKTCGTREYKCDCGTIFSRRDSFITHRAFCDALSDENNKAKQGLLSTMGSNLQGQVSDLISSMPINNNNPRSSSSGTSGFDQTDAKAPVLSLPPKPMNNMTAGNLFSNPRSLSSSSSHSLPPTMNSSSIFDGNGHLFPGSALMSATALLQKAAQMGATASTASGMNRPLMPNSFVTSLAPPSFGAMQPQMNDRDQPFANQFIQKGGQHEISSQFLHANGMLDNLGMSNMEMLNGLLDQNNSLLMKNMKHDSSNGNISALHGGNSNGGANGATVSRDNMTTVDFLGLGGGARRGNSYEKQQQQKHKEMGFEGIGQRIQGLSHFQQQPFMEKSIWDV; encoded by the exons ATGGCTACAAACAGATTTGTATGCGAGATTTGCAAAAAGGGGTTCCAAAGGGACCAAAACCTTCAACTGCATCGGCGAGGCCACAATCTGCCATGGAAGCTTAAGCAAAGAACCAGCACCGAAATCAGGAAGCGGGTCTATGTTTGCCCCGAGGCTTCATGCGTCCATCACAACCCGGCCCGTGCATTAGGCGATCTTACTGGGATTAAGAAGCATTTCTGCCGAAAACATGGTGAGAAAAAATGGAAATGTGAGAAATGCTCCAAGAAGTACGCCGTTCAATCTGATTGGAAAGCTCATTTGAAGACCTGTGGCACTAGAGAATACAAGTGCGACTGTGGCACCATCTTCTCCAG GAGAGATAGCTTCATCACTCACAGAGCCTTCTGTGATGCCCTATCTGATGAAAACAACAAAGCAAAGCAAGGATTATTGTCAACCATGGGATCAAACTTACAAGGCCAAGTCTCCGATCTCATCTCCTCAATGCCCATCAACAATAACAATCCGAGATCATCAAGTAGTGGAACTTCCGGATTCGACCAAACTGATGCCAAGGCTCCTGTACTATCGTTGCCTCCAAAACCCATGAACAATATGACTGCAGGAAATCTCTTTAGCAATCCAAGAagcctttcttcttcctcctctcaTTCCCTTCCACCCACCATGAATTCTTCAAGCATTTTCGACGGAAACGGACACCTATTCCCCGGCTCCGCCCTCATGTCGGCGACGGCTTTGTTGCAGAAAGCGGCTCAAATGGGCGCAACGGCAAGTACTGCGAGTGGCATGAACCGTCCACTAATGCCGAACAGCTTTGTTACAAGCCTGGCACCGCCATCTTTTGGTGCAATGCAGCCCCAAATGAATGATCGTGATCAACCGTTCGCAAACCAGTTCATCCAAAAAGGCGGCCAACACGAAATTTCATCGCAGTTTCTGCATGCGAATGGGATGCTTGATAACTTGGGAATGTCCAATATGGAAATGTTGAACGGTCTACTGGACCAAAACAATTCACTATTGATGAAGAACATGAAGCATGACAGCAGCAACGGTAACATTAGCGCGTTGCATGGGGGAAATTCAAATGGCGGTGCTAATGGAGCAACGGTAAGTAGGGATAATATGACGACTGTGGATTTCTTGGGGCTTGGAGGAGGAGCAAGGCGTGGGAATTCTTATGAAAAGCAGCAGCAACAAAAGCACAAAGAAATGGGGTTTGAAGGAATTGGCCAAAGAATTCAGGGATTGAGTCACTTTCAGCAACAACCATTCATGGAAAAATCCATATGGGATGTTTAA